The Streptomyces tendae DNA segment GGGGTCGGGACGTGGTCAGGGAAGCGTATCGGCGTCCCGTGCGGGTGGATCCTGCTGTGCGGGCCGTCGTACGGGTCCCTTACCCGCCGCGTCGGCCGTCAGCCCCTCGACGAGGGAGAGGGAGTACGCGGTGTACGCCTCCAGGATCACGCGGGCGGTGTCGATGTCGCGGCGTGACAGGGCGTCGACCAGCTCGGTGTGCTCCGCCCACAGCCGCCCCCGCGGATCGGGCAGCTGCCGCAGGTGCTGCACCACGTACACCCACATCTGCACGCGCAGCCGGTGCAGGAAGTCGGTGAGGTACGGATTGCCGAACGCGGACGCCAGTTCGCGCCAGAACCGCAGGTCGTAGCCGATCAGCACGGTGACCTCGCCGGCCTGGGCCGCGCGCCGGGCCTCCTCGCCGCGCCTGCGCACCCCGGCGAGCAGCGCGGCCAGCCGGGGTTCTCCCGGCCTGAGGTGCGGCAGGTCGTCGTGGACCAGGGCGTGGAACATCCCCTCGGTCACCAGGCTGCGCGCCTCGATCATGCCGCGGAAGTCGTCGGCGGAGTACTCGTGCACCCGGAAGCCCCGGTGCTGGTCGGCGTCGAGCAGGCCCTGCGCCGACAGATCGACCAGTGCCTCCCGCACGGGCGTCGCGGACACGCCGTACTGGTCGGCGATCTCCTTGACGGTGAACTCCTGCCCCGGCTGGAGCCGCCCGGCCAGCACCTCGTCACGGAGCGCGTCGGCGATCTGCTGCCGCAGGGTGCTGCGGGTCACGGCGACGTTGCCGCTGAGGCGGGGCATGGTCGGGGCGTCTCCCTCATCGCGTTCGAGTGGCGTACTCGCAAAGGTCCACGGGCAGGCCACCTTACGCGGTTCAGGCGCGGCGCCGGATGTTCGAACGGGCGCGAGGGGGAGACCCCTCGCGCCCGCTGAGAAGGCCGGTGACGCAGTCGGTCACCTCACATGTTCGTCGGCCACCGCGAGAGCCGTGTCGAGGGCCGCCAGCCCTTCCTTCAGCTCCGCCTCGCTCGTGTTGAGCGGCGGCACCACGTGGGTGCGGTTCATGTTCACGAACGGCCAGAGGCCGGCCTTCTTCGCGGCGGCGGCGAAGGCGGCCATCGGGGCGTTGGCCTCACCGGCGGCGTTGTAGGGCACCAGCGGCTCCCGGGTCTCCCGGTCGCGCACCAGCTCCACCGCCCAGAACATGCCGGTGCCGCGCACCTCGCCCACGCTCGGGTGGCGTTCGGCCAGCTCCCGCAGCGCGGGGCCGACGACGGACGCGCCGAGGGAGGCGGCGTTCTCGACGACGCCCTCCTCCTCCATCACGTTGATCGTCGCGACGGCGGCTGCGCAGGCCAGCGGGTGCCCGGAGTAGGTCAGGCCGCCCGGGTAGGGGCGGGTGCCGAAGGTGTCGGCGATCGCGGGGGAGATGGCGACTCCGCCGAGCGGCACGTAACCGGAGTTCACGCCCTTGGCGAAGGTCATCAGGTCGGGCACGACGTCGTACAGGTCCGCCGCGAACCACGTGCCGGTGCGGCCGAACCCGGCCATCACCTCGTCCAGCACCATGACGATGCCGTGCTTGTCGCACAGTTCGCGGACCCCGGCGAGGTAGCCGGGCGGGGGCGGCATGATGCCGGCGGTGCCCGGGACGGTCTCCAGGATGATCGCGGCGATCGTGGACGGCCCCTCGAAGGCGATCGTCGTCTCCAGGTGCTCCAGCGCCCGCGCGCACTCCTGCTCCTCGGTCTCGGCGTAGAAGCGCGAGCGGTACAGGAACGGCGCCCAGAAGTGCACGACCCCGGCGGTGCCGCTGTCGGAGGGCCAGCGGCGCGGGTCGCCGGTGACGTTCACGGCCTGCTGGGTGCCGCCGTGGTACGAGCGGTACGCGGAGAGGACCTTGGGCCGGCCGGTGTGCAGCCGCGCCATGCGCAGGGCGTGCTCCACGGCGTCGGCGCCGCCGTTGGTGAAGAAGATCTTGTCCAGGTCGCCCGGGGTGCGCTCCGCGATCAGCCGGGCCGCCTCCGAACGCGCCTCGATCGCGAACGCGGGCGCGAAGGTCGTCATCCGCGCCGCCTGCTCCTGGATCGCGGCGACGACCTTGGGGTGCTGGTAGCCGATGTTGGTGTAGACGAGGCCGCTGGTGAAGTCGAGGTAGCGGCGGCCGTCGTAGTCCCAGAAGTACGACCCCTCCGCCCCGGCGACGGCGAGCGGGTCGATGAGCTCCTGCGCGGACCAGGAGTGGAACACGTGCGCACGGTCGGCGGCCTTGACGGCCGCACCGGCCTGGGGGTTGGGCTGAGGGGTCATGCGCCCGAGGGTAGGGGGGAGCGGTGGGGGAGCGACATCGGCGGCCTGTCTGCGGTCGGGAGCTTTCCGCGACAGGTTGTCGACAAGGGGGGCCGGGTGACCCCGCACGAGTGATTGACAGTCTGACAGTCTACTGTCGTCATGACAGCCTGTTGTCATAGCTCGGCGGAGGAACCAAGAGCATCCGACTTCAGGGAGCGGTCATGACCCGCAAGCCCGTGCATCTCGCCCTCTACGACACCTGGGCCGACTGGGAGACCGGTCACGCCACCGCGCACCTCGCCCTCGCGGGCCACGAGGTCCGCACCGCGACCCCCGGCGGCCGGCCCGTCACCAGCATGGGCGGTCTCCGTGCCCTGCCCGACCTCGCGCTGGAGGAGCTGCGCCCCGAGGACAGCTCCCTGCTGATCCTCCCCGGCGCCGCCGCCTGGGACGAGGGCGACGACCTGGCCCCCGCCGCCCGCACCGCGCGCGCCTTCCTCGGCGCGGGCGTCCCGGTCGCCGCGATCTGCGGTGCCACCGCCGGACTCGCCCGTGAGGGTCTGCTCGACGACCGCGCCCACACCAGCGCCGCCGCCCCCTACCTCGCGGCGACCGGCTACGCGGGCGCGGACCGGTACGTCGAGGCGGACGCCGTCACCGACGGCGCCCTCGTCACCGCGGGGCCGACCGAACCGGTCGCCTTCGCCCGCGAGATCCTCACGCTGCTCGGCGCCTACGACGACAAGGCGGTCGACGCCTGGTACCGGCTGTTCCACGACTCCGACCCGGCCGCGTTCGCCGAGTGGACGCAGGCGGCGGGCCGGTGAGCCGGGAGGAACAGGACCTGCTCAGCCGGGGCGCGCTCGGCACCTTCCGGCTGAACGGCCAGTTCCTCGCGGTCGCCGAGGAACTGGCCCGCCCCGCGGGGCTCACCGCCGCCTGGTGGCAGGTGCTGGGCGCGGTCCTCCGTGAACCGCTGCCGGTGTCCGGGATCGCCAGGGCCATGGGCATCACCCGGCAGAGCGTGCAGCGCGTCGCCGACCTGCTGGCGGAGCGCGGCCTGGCCGAGTACCGGCCCAACCCCGCCCACCGCCGCGCCAAGCTCCTCGCCCCGACCGAGGAGGGCCGCGCGGCCGTCCGCCGGATCGACCCCGGGCACGCGGCCTACGCGGGGCGG contains these protein-coding regions:
- a CDS encoding DJ-1/PfpI family protein translates to MTRKPVHLALYDTWADWETGHATAHLALAGHEVRTATPGGRPVTSMGGLRALPDLALEELRPEDSSLLILPGAAAWDEGDDLAPAARTARAFLGAGVPVAAICGATAGLAREGLLDDRAHTSAAAPYLAATGYAGADRYVEADAVTDGALVTAGPTEPVAFAREILTLLGAYDDKAVDAWYRLFHDSDPAAFAEWTQAAGR
- a CDS encoding MarR family winged helix-turn-helix transcriptional regulator yields the protein MSREEQDLLSRGALGTFRLNGQFLAVAEELARPAGLTAAWWQVLGAVLREPLPVSGIARAMGITRQSVQRVADLLAERGLAEYRPNPAHRRAKLLAPTEEGRAAVRRIDPGHAAYAGRLARAFEEAYGQEGLTEAVRALERLSEVLDALGPPVTEP
- a CDS encoding GntR family transcriptional regulator, coding for MPRLSGNVAVTRSTLRQQIADALRDEVLAGRLQPGQEFTVKEIADQYGVSATPVREALVDLSAQGLLDADQHRGFRVHEYSADDFRGMIEARSLVTEGMFHALVHDDLPHLRPGEPRLAALLAGVRRRGEEARRAAQAGEVTVLIGYDLRFWRELASAFGNPYLTDFLHRLRVQMWVYVVQHLRQLPDPRGRLWAEHTELVDALSRRDIDTARVILEAYTAYSLSLVEGLTADAAGKGPVRRPAQQDPPARDADTLP
- a CDS encoding aspartate aminotransferase family protein, which encodes MTPQPNPQAGAAVKAADRAHVFHSWSAQELIDPLAVAGAEGSYFWDYDGRRYLDFTSGLVYTNIGYQHPKVVAAIQEQAARMTTFAPAFAIEARSEAARLIAERTPGDLDKIFFTNGGADAVEHALRMARLHTGRPKVLSAYRSYHGGTQQAVNVTGDPRRWPSDSGTAGVVHFWAPFLYRSRFYAETEEQECARALEHLETTIAFEGPSTIAAIILETVPGTAGIMPPPPGYLAGVRELCDKHGIVMVLDEVMAGFGRTGTWFAADLYDVVPDLMTFAKGVNSGYVPLGGVAISPAIADTFGTRPYPGGLTYSGHPLACAAAVATINVMEEEGVVENAASLGASVVGPALRELAERHPSVGEVRGTGMFWAVELVRDRETREPLVPYNAAGEANAPMAAFAAAAKKAGLWPFVNMNRTHVVPPLNTSEAELKEGLAALDTALAVADEHVR